One genomic region from Halococcus qingdaonensis encodes:
- a CDS encoding UDP-N-acetyl glucosamine 2-epimerase, which yields MNASPTVYEDRLAAQMDRGNLVLAVVTATKPDFYKQAPVVAAADANGLPCFVIHTGQHYDDVLGHGLEEYGLETHIGADLGIRGDLSQKTAEMMLAVKELAAKLDEWPDTTVLPMVHGDTHAAAIFPQAWMFATNQQVVHNEAGLRGMAPAYDTTADPTAVVSEQWDGEWHIERTEPFPEQYDTFIGSAASIYQFAPVKLNREHLEREGYPRGVDGQERIPVVGNSVVDAIEMKRAHDGESVFDVYPILEARDNWIRVDIHRRANLLPERFTAIIEGVIELVNRGYNVNFVELTATEQALRNYGYRERLQQLADERENFLFTGLWKKHAHVYEFLASGQCLAEFTDSGSMQEELNHIDEALCLTARFNTDRPETVFEANTNLLVPPTDGEFIADMITHVVETDSIRERMRSGQHLYGNDVGERIVEFLTTRNTDRVFDWAHERLGFESGDSSEFEYL from the coding sequence ATGAATGCGTCTCCAACGGTCTACGAGGATCGCCTCGCCGCTCAGATGGATCGTGGCAATCTCGTCCTCGCAGTTGTGACAGCAACGAAGCCGGACTTCTACAAACAGGCGCCGGTCGTTGCCGCCGCCGACGCCAATGGCCTCCCCTGTTTCGTGATCCACACCGGCCAGCACTACGACGACGTGCTCGGTCACGGGCTCGAAGAGTACGGTCTCGAAACGCATATCGGAGCTGATCTCGGGATTCGCGGTGATCTGAGCCAGAAGACCGCCGAGATGATGCTCGCCGTCAAGGAACTGGCGGCGAAACTCGACGAATGGCCCGATACGACCGTCCTCCCCATGGTCCACGGTGATACCCATGCTGCGGCCATCTTCCCGCAAGCGTGGATGTTCGCTACGAATCAGCAGGTCGTCCACAATGAGGCGGGTCTCCGTGGGATGGCACCGGCTTACGATACGACCGCCGACCCCACAGCGGTCGTCAGCGAGCAATGGGACGGCGAGTGGCACATTGAGCGGACTGAGCCGTTTCCCGAGCAGTACGATACCTTCATCGGCTCTGCGGCTTCGATATATCAGTTCGCGCCTGTCAAATTGAATCGCGAGCATCTCGAACGTGAGGGCTATCCTCGCGGTGTTGACGGTCAGGAGCGTATCCCGGTGGTCGGCAACTCGGTGGTCGACGCCATCGAGATGAAACGCGCTCACGACGGTGAGAGCGTCTTCGATGTGTATCCCATCCTGGAGGCGCGCGACAACTGGATCCGCGTCGACATCCACCGGAGGGCAAACCTCCTCCCCGAGCGGTTCACCGCCATCATTGAGGGCGTGATCGAACTCGTTAATCGTGGGTACAACGTCAACTTCGTCGAATTGACCGCTACCGAGCAGGCCCTTCGTAACTACGGCTATCGCGAGCGTCTCCAGCAGTTGGCCGACGAGCGCGAGAACTTCTTGTTCACCGGACTCTGGAAGAAACACGCCCATGTCTACGAGTTCCTCGCTTCCGGGCAATGCCTTGCCGAGTTCACCGACTCCGGGAGCATGCAGGAGGAACTCAACCATATCGACGAGGCGCTTTGTCTCACCGCTCGCTTCAACACCGATCGCCCTGAGACGGTTTTCGAGGCGAATACGAATCTCCTTGTCCCACCGACCGACGGCGAATTTATTGCCGACATGATCACTCACGTCGTCGAGACCGATTCAATCCGTGAGCGCATGCGCTCAGGGCAGCATCTTTATGGCAACGACGTGGGTGAGCGCATCGTCGAGTTCCTCACAACGCGCAATACCGATCGGGTCTTCGATTGGGCTCACGAGCGCCTCGGTTTCGAATCCGGCGACAGTTCCGAGTTCGAGTATCTATAA
- a CDS encoding sulfatase-like hydrolase/transferase, translating into MTSSNIAVVVLDTLRYDRFEKYFSWLDGIRFTNAYSTSHWTGSAHASLFTGRYPSEVGTTNKSRTLEWDGATLPEALQREGYTTRMFSTNMQIYVWDGWERGFDERFGPGAREVQPVPEGVFDWSGFAETTEATGAKQYVNGLLQCLRGGYPVVPSLREGYRIKTTELMDTQAVMNRVQDTTFGDREFSFINIMDAHKPYNPPKVYRETDHSLGPEIEDGLADRVDNLDMIKRAYDKCAQYISNAYRHLYTDLMDEFDYVITLADHGEHLGEHGLWAHVYGLNPELTHVPLVISGQGVRSKTVNTPVSILDVHRTVADMAGSNVDSRGQNLLGEIEPRDRLVEYHGLAPGRRQRFEAAGVGDRYEPMDRPLDAIVSADGYAHETHQDGLEVTGQWSHDEASHRLDELLNSINRQQVTSAADDTDVSDEVQSRLEELGYV; encoded by the coding sequence ATGACTTCTTCGAACATCGCAGTCGTTGTTCTTGACACGCTCCGATACGACCGATTCGAGAAGTATTTTTCCTGGCTCGATGGGATTCGATTTACGAACGCATATTCGACGTCACACTGGACCGGATCGGCCCATGCCTCGCTGTTCACCGGACGGTATCCAAGTGAGGTCGGCACGACGAATAAATCCCGGACGCTTGAGTGGGACGGCGCAACGCTTCCCGAAGCACTCCAGCGCGAGGGCTACACGACACGGATGTTCTCCACCAATATGCAGATATACGTGTGGGATGGATGGGAGCGCGGCTTCGACGAGCGCTTCGGACCAGGCGCAAGGGAGGTCCAGCCGGTCCCCGAAGGAGTGTTCGATTGGTCGGGGTTCGCGGAAACGACTGAAGCGACCGGTGCAAAACAGTACGTAAACGGGTTGCTACAGTGTCTTCGTGGTGGATACCCGGTCGTTCCGTCGCTCAGGGAAGGATATCGAATCAAGACTACTGAACTCATGGATACACAGGCGGTTATGAATCGCGTACAGGACACTACTTTCGGTGATCGGGAGTTTTCATTCATCAATATCATGGATGCGCATAAACCATATAATCCACCAAAAGTATACCGGGAGACTGACCACAGCCTGGGACCTGAAATAGAGGACGGGCTGGCAGATCGTGTCGACAATCTAGATATGATTAAACGTGCATACGACAAGTGTGCTCAGTACATCTCCAACGCATACCGACATCTGTACACCGACCTTATGGACGAATTCGACTATGTCATCACGCTTGCCGATCATGGCGAACATCTCGGTGAACACGGGCTCTGGGCACACGTTTATGGACTCAATCCCGAGCTCACGCATGTCCCGCTCGTCATCTCCGGCCAAGGCGTTCGATCAAAGACGGTGAATACTCCGGTCAGTATTCTTGACGTTCATCGGACAGTCGCCGACATGGCTGGTAGCAACGTTGACTCGCGTGGACAGAATCTCTTGGGGGAGATAGAACCACGTGACAGGCTCGTCGAGTATCACGGTCTCGCTCCCGGACGTCGACAGCGGTTCGAGGCTGCTGGTGTCGGCGATAGATACGAACCGATGGATCGCCCACTCGACGCAATTGTCTCCGCAGATGGGTATGCTCACGAAACTCACCAAGACGGACTTGAAGTGACTGGCCAGTGGTCCCACGACGAAGCATCTCACCGACTCGATGAACTGCTGAATTCCATCAATCGACAACAAGTTACGTCGGCTGCGGACGACACTGATGTTTCGGATGAAGTCCAGAGCCGCCTCGAAGAACTCGGATACGTATGA
- a CDS encoding MutS-related protein produces MSLQDYWGIGPKTATTLAEGLGTERAIRAIEAMDIGTLADAGLARGRATRILRHAHGEQGMGILTTPDARSVYKDLLERAQEFAITNHAGDRIRVLTPLTSVDAMTKRLDAVTLATETWSDLDDATREAVLDAFADFDEMGGGERAAVETVLALQEIGVDTGVFAAIDAIAADALADAAGALGSLDTANGDPTVREGVDDDLDTAREQLAAVEQLDAQGIDVIDAIQSDGVRSSAEFREAFVSHVAAETPLPAPRVREATPTDAADATDFVTQGLRELLASLRETVEEREQAVVDDLEAALDDSRDAIETAVSAVNETAFQLSLARFVTAYDLTRPTFVESGCVGAVNARNLSLVATAETAVQPITYAVGDHDCATEVPTDDRVSVLTGANSGGKTTLLETLCQVVVLAHMGLPVPADAAEVSRVDAIVFHRRHASFNAGVLESTLQTIVPPLTDSDRTLMLVDEFEAITEPGSAADLLYGLVRLAVDAGAIGVYVTHLADDLAPLPDRARTDGIFARGLNDDLTLDVDYQPQFETVGRSTPEFIVSRLVANASDRSERAGFEALAEAVGEDVVHQTLLDAEWSA; encoded by the coding sequence ATGTCGCTGCAGGACTATTGGGGGATCGGCCCGAAGACAGCCACCACGCTCGCCGAGGGGCTGGGCACCGAGCGGGCGATTCGCGCGATCGAAGCGATGGATATCGGGACGCTCGCCGATGCCGGCCTTGCGCGCGGCCGAGCGACGCGCATCCTCCGGCATGCCCACGGCGAACAGGGGATGGGGATTCTCACGACGCCGGATGCGCGCAGCGTCTACAAGGACCTCCTCGAACGGGCACAGGAGTTCGCAATCACCAATCACGCCGGCGACCGAATTCGCGTGCTGACGCCGCTCACGTCGGTCGATGCGATGACCAAGCGCCTCGACGCGGTGACGCTCGCGACCGAGACGTGGAGCGATCTCGACGATGCCACCCGCGAGGCGGTGCTCGACGCCTTCGCTGACTTCGACGAGATGGGTGGTGGCGAGCGTGCCGCCGTCGAGACCGTCCTCGCCCTTCAAGAGATCGGTGTCGACACCGGCGTGTTCGCCGCGATCGACGCGATCGCTGCCGACGCGCTCGCCGATGCCGCCGGGGCGCTCGGTTCGCTCGATACTGCAAACGGTGATCCAACCGTCCGCGAGGGCGTCGACGACGACCTCGATACGGCCCGCGAGCAGCTCGCGGCGGTCGAACAGCTCGATGCCCAGGGGATCGACGTCATCGACGCCATCCAATCCGACGGCGTCCGCTCAAGCGCGGAGTTCCGCGAGGCATTCGTCAGCCACGTCGCCGCCGAGACGCCACTCCCCGCCCCGCGCGTCCGCGAAGCGACACCCACCGACGCCGCCGACGCGACCGATTTCGTGACTCAGGGACTTCGCGAGCTGCTCGCGTCACTCCGTGAAACGGTCGAGGAACGCGAGCAGGCGGTCGTGGACGATCTCGAAGCCGCTCTCGACGACAGCCGTGACGCGATCGAGACGGCCGTCAGTGCGGTGAACGAGACGGCCTTCCAGCTCTCGCTTGCCCGGTTCGTGACAGCGTACGATCTGACCCGTCCGACGTTCGTCGAGTCGGGCTGTGTCGGGGCCGTGAACGCACGCAACCTGTCGCTCGTGGCGACCGCCGAGACGGCCGTCCAGCCGATCACGTACGCTGTCGGCGATCACGACTGTGCAACAGAGGTCCCGACCGACGATCGGGTCTCGGTGCTCACCGGGGCCAACAGCGGCGGGAAGACCACGCTTCTGGAGACGCTCTGTCAGGTGGTCGTACTCGCACATATGGGTCTGCCCGTGCCGGCCGACGCAGCCGAGGTGAGTCGTGTCGATGCCATCGTGTTCCATCGCCGGCACGCGAGTTTCAACGCGGGCGTGCTCGAATCGACGCTGCAGACGATCGTGCCGCCGCTGACCGACAGCGACCGGACGCTGATGCTCGTCGACGAGTTCGAAGCGATCACCGAACCGGGGAGCGCTGCGGATCTCCTTTACGGGCTCGTGCGTCTCGCCGTCGATGCGGGTGCGATCGGTGTCTACGTCACTCATCTCGCCGACGATCTCGCCCCACTGCCCGACCGAGCGCGCACTGACGGCATCTTCGCCAGAGGTCTCAACGACGATCTGACGCTCGACGTGGACTACCAACCACAGTTCGAGACCGTCGGCCGATCGACGCCGGAGTTTATCGTCTCGCGACTGGTGGCGAACGCGAGCGATCGCAGCGAGCGCGCCGGCTTCGAGGCGCTTGCCGAGGCTGTCGGCGAGGACGTCGTTCACCAGACCCTGCTCGATGCGGAGTGGTCCGCCTGA
- a CDS encoding polysaccharide pyruvyl transferase family protein, with protein sequence MNILITDYHCASNRGDAAILEGELVALREQFPDASITVATEYPHAARTINGVDAVKQRTTPFSRTAYKKNAAGAYLLATAPLRRVGLKPPKAEAIDDWLELQPYHDADLVISTGGMFLTGNYFPDKYAVLWELLFAKALGKTVALYAQTIGPFENETVRSRACWVLNRVDLITTRDAESKSLLEDIGVTETPIEFTADAAFTMTDDPPEPKPIQRITENGPDKASSDALAVSISVRTWGYIDREGGQDAYERVIAETADWLIDEHDANVRFLSTCTGWAGYHTDDRIPALSIIDQMSHGGSDRVSVDTQEYTTHELRDRYGQMDLHIGTRMHSNILAMLAETPVVAIAYEFKTKGLMRQFGLEDYLCDINAVDADSLTTMVDNAFSNRDELAEQIANQLPEQQTQSRKTATLIAETMG encoded by the coding sequence ATGAATATTCTCATTACGGACTACCACTGCGCGTCGAACCGTGGTGATGCGGCTATCCTCGAAGGCGAATTGGTGGCCCTCCGAGAACAATTTCCAGATGCAAGTATCACGGTCGCGACCGAGTACCCCCACGCTGCGCGAACCATCAACGGTGTCGATGCTGTGAAGCAGCGAACGACTCCATTCAGTCGAACAGCCTACAAGAAAAACGCTGCTGGCGCATATCTCCTCGCTACTGCCCCGCTACGAAGGGTTGGTCTGAAACCGCCCAAAGCGGAAGCGATTGATGACTGGCTCGAACTACAACCATACCACGATGCCGACCTCGTGATCAGCACTGGCGGGATGTTTTTGACTGGAAATTATTTCCCGGATAAATATGCCGTCCTGTGGGAGCTTCTATTCGCCAAAGCGCTCGGAAAAACCGTCGCACTCTATGCTCAGACGATTGGCCCATTCGAGAACGAGACGGTGCGCTCGCGGGCGTGCTGGGTACTCAACCGCGTCGACCTCATCACAACACGTGATGCGGAATCGAAGTCGCTACTTGAGGACATCGGCGTGACCGAGACACCGATCGAGTTCACCGCCGATGCAGCGTTCACAATGACTGATGACCCTCCAGAACCGAAGCCGATCCAGCGTATAACCGAGAATGGGCCCGATAAAGCATCGTCCGATGCCCTTGCGGTCAGTATCTCCGTTCGGACGTGGGGGTACATCGACCGAGAGGGGGGACAGGACGCCTACGAACGGGTGATAGCCGAAACCGCCGACTGGCTCATCGATGAACACGACGCCAATGTACGGTTCCTGTCAACGTGTACGGGATGGGCAGGATACCATACAGACGACCGTATTCCGGCGCTGTCGATCATTGATCAAATGAGTCACGGTGGCTCTGACCGGGTTTCGGTCGATACTCAGGAATACACCACTCACGAACTACGGGACAGGTATGGTCAAATGGATCTTCACATCGGTACGCGGATGCACTCAAACATTCTCGCGATGTTGGCCGAGACACCTGTCGTTGCTATCGCCTATGAATTCAAAACCAAGGGGTTGATGCGACAGTTCGGTCTCGAAGACTATCTCTGTGACATCAATGCTGTGGATGCTGACTCGCTGACGACGATGGTTGATAACGCCTTCAGCAATCGTGATGAACTCGCTGAGCAGATCGCGAACCAACTCCCCGAGCAACAAACGCAGTCTCGGAAGACCGCAACACTAATCGCTGAAACGATGGGTTGA
- a CDS encoding sulfatase-like hydrolase/transferase: protein MKSPFSLVRRGVHNPGKVPSYLGRKLSSATRRGREELFRRKYSIPRQKPRVTEFVDQDEFTLVILDSCRYDMFAAAYADFLGGDLSAVWSSGRWTGEYIHNMWDRYHDLTYVNAAPVVSDFYFENRASGPNPEQYFREVIPVWEGGWDDDLGTTPAEEVTETALRVAADSDHPRLVVHYIQPHFPYVGDYRPDALEGGYAHIRERADADGDRMTDQWIARVESGDLTNAEIRRAYKSNLEYVLSEVQRLIRALDCPIVVTADHGEHLGEGGRYLHEESSKYTRTVPWFRVESVVGESETNPLDEVQRSDGENESSVDDDVVEERLADLGYIE, encoded by the coding sequence ATGAAATCGCCATTCTCGTTGGTACGCCGGGGAGTACACAACCCAGGAAAGGTCCCGTCCTACCTCGGACGGAAGCTCTCGTCAGCGACGCGACGCGGACGAGAAGAACTCTTCCGGCGCAAATATTCGATTCCACGCCAGAAACCACGAGTCACCGAGTTCGTCGACCAGGACGAATTCACGCTCGTAATCCTCGATTCCTGTCGATATGACATGTTCGCAGCAGCCTATGCTGATTTTCTCGGTGGCGATCTTTCGGCGGTCTGGTCCAGCGGCCGCTGGACGGGCGAGTACATCCACAATATGTGGGACAGATACCACGATCTGACATACGTCAATGCTGCGCCAGTGGTGTCGGACTTTTACTTCGAAAATCGGGCGAGTGGCCCGAATCCAGAGCAATACTTCAGAGAGGTCATCCCCGTCTGGGAGGGCGGTTGGGATGATGATTTGGGAACGACCCCAGCCGAAGAGGTTACAGAGACGGCACTCCGCGTGGCTGCGGACAGCGACCACCCGCGTCTGGTCGTTCACTACATTCAGCCGCACTTTCCGTACGTCGGCGACTATCGGCCAGACGCATTGGAGGGCGGCTACGCGCATATTAGAGAGCGCGCTGATGCAGATGGGGATCGAATGACTGACCAGTGGATCGCGAGAGTCGAATCTGGCGATCTCACCAACGCCGAAATCAGACGGGCGTACAAGTCGAACCTCGAATACGTGCTTAGCGAAGTCCAGCGTCTGATCCGAGCGCTTGATTGCCCGATCGTGGTGACCGCCGATCACGGCGAGCACCTCGGCGAAGGTGGAAGATACTTGCACGAAGAGTCTTCCAAATATACCCGGACAGTGCCGTGGTTCCGTGTTGAATCGGTCGTCGGAGAGAGCGAAACCAACCCACTCGATGAGGTTCAGCGGAGTGACGGGGAAAACGAGTCATCCGTGGACGACGATGTTGTCGAAGAGCGGCTGGCCGATCTCGGTTACATAGAGTGA
- a CDS encoding alcohol dehydrogenase catalytic domain-containing protein, with protein sequence MRVAAFTGIDGPDDVAVRERPDPTPAVGEAVIDVAACSINHHDLWILEGDSAMVGTDELPFVSGLDVAGEVAATGPDVESVTSGDRVLLCPNETCGTCRYCREGPENRCEQYSLYHGGLAEQALVDADRLVALPESVAFTDAAALPTAYMTAYHMLRRTEVGANDLVFIPGATGGVGVAGVQLVDALGARSIGTTTSATKADRLADIGADHVVESGATDAIRAAVDEIGEPDAVLNHLGGDYTDLGLELLRQGGRMAVCGRTAGDRSTIEIPQLYLGHNQLIGSTMGTQPDLETLVALTADGAIEPVVGDEYALDETGQAFADMQHRDAFGKLVVRP encoded by the coding sequence ATGCGTGTCGCTGCATTCACCGGTATCGATGGCCCCGACGACGTCGCCGTTCGGGAACGGCCCGACCCGACGCCGGCGGTTGGCGAAGCCGTCATCGACGTCGCGGCGTGTTCGATCAACCACCACGATCTCTGGATCCTCGAGGGCGACTCGGCGATGGTCGGAACGGACGAGCTCCCGTTCGTGAGCGGCCTCGACGTCGCCGGCGAGGTCGCTGCGACGGGTCCCGACGTCGAGTCGGTTACGAGCGGTGATCGCGTCCTGTTGTGTCCCAACGAGACCTGTGGGACCTGTCGGTACTGTCGTGAAGGCCCCGAAAACCGCTGTGAACAGTACAGCCTGTATCACGGTGGTCTTGCAGAACAGGCACTCGTCGATGCCGACCGACTCGTTGCGCTCCCGGAATCGGTGGCGTTCACGGACGCGGCGGCGCTCCCGACCGCATATATGACCGCCTACCACATGCTCCGGCGTACCGAGGTGGGGGCGAACGATCTCGTCTTCATCCCCGGCGCGACCGGCGGCGTGGGCGTCGCCGGCGTACAGCTCGTCGACGCGCTCGGTGCACGGTCGATCGGGACGACGACCTCGGCGACAAAGGCCGACCGACTGGCCGACATCGGAGCCGACCACGTCGTCGAATCGGGGGCCACGGACGCAATTCGAGCGGCGGTCGACGAGATCGGCGAGCCCGATGCCGTCCTCAACCACCTCGGTGGCGACTACACCGACCTGGGGCTGGAACTGCTCCGGCAGGGCGGTCGGATGGCCGTCTGTGGCCGCACTGCGGGCGATCGATCGACGATCGAGATCCCACAGCTGTATCTCGGACACAACCAGCTCATCGGCAGCACGATGGGCACCCAGCCCGATCTCGAAACGCTCGTCGCCCTCACGGCTGACGGAGCGATCGAGCCGGTCGTCGGCGACGAGTATGCACTCGACGAGACGGGCCAGGCGTTCGCCGATATGCAGCACCGGGATGCGTTCGGCAAGCTCGTCGTTCGGCCGTGA
- a CDS encoding type II toxin-antitoxin system VapC family toxin, whose translation MYETGLGLHEREYTRFDEILASMVVLPLGRTESRRALSIQRTLGDRGEPIGDIDALTAATAVESADARVLTRNVDEFARVEDLNVETY comes from the coding sequence GTGTATGAAACGGGTCTCGGGCTCCACGAGCGTGAATACACCCGTTTCGACGAGATTCTCGCATCGATGGTCGTTCTCCCCCTCGGTCGTACCGAATCACGCCGAGCGCTGTCCATCCAGCGCACACTCGGTGACCGGGGCGAACCGATCGGCGACATTGATGCATTGACAGCGGCGACCGCTGTCGAGAGCGCAGACGCGCGTGTACTCACCCGGAACGTCGACGAGTTTGCCCGAGTCGAGGACCTCAACGTCGAGACGTACTGA
- a CDS encoding flippase, whose translation MAEKPDSGVTSALRSVTRGVGAQLAGKGTTRILGFITTFLLTRTLGTSLYGVYSFGKTLLSIAGIITNLGTNLSIVRFIPQYDDRADQNRVIGLASLTTLVASLVVGAILYATAPTLTRLTLDQPILTDVLRVLAFVLPFQTLNGCVASVFRAIELPGYQVVTSSIGRQVFRLITVAIAVAIGASVVGMAAALVTAWILAFFFGVGLLFSRTDFRPGIKGSQPGLREFYNFSLPLTLGDVGTMLQNRVDVLMVGLFLSGSAVGIYNLSTVLSQALRLPLIGLNTMFPPIAARMYGNGELADLEALFTRVTRWSFTLSLLPSLGLLVYPSEVLSIFGQDFAAGSEVLSLFIIANLTSTAVGPSGYVLTMTNHQYLRMVNEWGLGILNAIFNYIFITQFGLIGAALATAGTLTFVNIVRVVEVWYTEQLLPYSSKFLKPIAAGFVSVVVMEGWRIISPLSGVPLLIVGAVVGTVSFGVVLIMTGIEAEDREFFRELIL comes from the coding sequence ATGGCTGAAAAACCCGACTCGGGAGTGACTTCGGCGCTCCGGTCGGTCACACGCGGTGTCGGGGCACAGCTTGCCGGGAAGGGAACGACGAGAATCCTCGGATTCATCACCACTTTTCTGTTAACCCGAACCCTTGGCACGAGCCTCTATGGCGTCTATTCGTTTGGAAAGACGTTGCTGTCTATCGCGGGGATCATCACGAATCTCGGAACAAACTTGTCGATAGTTCGATTCATTCCACAGTACGACGACCGCGCGGACCAGAACCGCGTGATCGGGCTGGCGTCTCTCACCACGTTGGTTGCAAGCCTCGTTGTTGGAGCCATATTGTACGCCACCGCCCCGACTCTGACGAGGCTGACATTGGATCAGCCGATACTCACCGATGTCCTGCGGGTACTCGCGTTCGTCCTCCCATTCCAGACGCTGAATGGATGCGTTGCGAGCGTCTTCCGGGCTATCGAACTCCCTGGCTATCAGGTCGTGACATCGAGTATCGGACGCCAAGTGTTCCGGCTCATCACGGTTGCAATCGCAGTGGCAATCGGTGCCTCGGTTGTGGGCATGGCCGCGGCGCTGGTCACCGCGTGGATTCTCGCGTTCTTCTTCGGGGTCGGACTACTGTTCTCTCGTACCGACTTCCGGCCGGGGATCAAAGGATCCCAGCCAGGGTTACGAGAGTTCTACAATTTTTCGCTACCACTCACGCTTGGAGACGTCGGCACAATGCTTCAAAACAGAGTCGACGTACTCATGGTTGGACTGTTTCTCTCCGGGAGTGCGGTCGGCATCTACAACCTTTCAACCGTGCTCTCGCAAGCTCTCAGATTGCCGCTCATTGGGCTCAACACGATGTTCCCGCCAATCGCTGCTCGGATGTACGGCAATGGCGAACTCGCAGACCTCGAAGCGCTGTTCACCCGGGTGACTCGCTGGTCGTTCACGCTATCATTGCTGCCGTCGCTCGGACTGTTGGTGTATCCAAGCGAAGTGCTGTCGATCTTCGGCCAAGATTTCGCTGCGGGGAGTGAAGTGCTCTCGCTATTCATCATAGCTAATCTGACGAGTACTGCAGTCGGTCCGAGCGGATATGTGCTAACAATGACCAATCATCAGTATCTCAGAATGGTCAACGAGTGGGGACTCGGAATTCTCAATGCAATCTTTAATTATATATTCATCACTCAGTTCGGTCTCATCGGCGCGGCACTCGCTACTGCTGGTACATTGACTTTTGTCAACATTGTTCGCGTAGTCGAAGTTTGGTACACAGAACAGTTGCTCCCCTATTCATCCAAATTCCTGAAACCAATCGCTGCCGGTTTCGTCAGTGTGGTAGTAATGGAAGGCTGGCGAATAATTTCGCCTCTATCGGGAGTTCCATTGTTGATTGTTGGCGCTGTTGTTGGCACAGTATCATTTGGAGTTGTCCTCATCATGACGGGAATCGAGGCAGAAGATAGGGAGTTCTTTCGAGAACTCATCCTCTGA
- a CDS encoding RNA-guided endonuclease InsQ/TnpB family protein, translating into MAIQSVTRTHRASIRNQRQVRDGLDTLGFAAAKLWNVARWTAGRVWDACGQIPDDSVLKSYLKSHERYADLNAQSSQRVLEELDEAFRGWYGHRDNGNEKANPPGYRKSGDEHPRATVTFKEDGFKHDEKNGYIRLSKGRNTKEHWSDFILCAYDANPDVTIENVQVVRAVFEHGEWRLHIVCRHEIEVESPGDRTAGVDLGISNIAAVSFGDETLLFPGGWLKESKHYYKCVEYECEGENGLSRRARNAKRTLKERRRHFHHTLSKRIIDECVERSVGRLMVGDLNGIRSEDDGAGRNWGRHGNKMLHGWAFEQLTTMLEYKGKAAGIEVVVDSERDTSKTCAVCGHKNGSQRVERGLYHCENCGRTANADANGAENIRQTLLPNPDAFDRLDRDNGCMAQPATYSFDATEGRFLPQERVRCEP; encoded by the coding sequence ATGGCGATTCAGTCCGTTACCCGCACCCACCGCGCTTCCATACGGAACCAGCGGCAGGTGCGCGACGGGCTGGATACGCTTGGTTTCGCCGCCGCAAAACTCTGGAACGTCGCCCGGTGGACGGCAGGACGCGTTTGGGACGCTTGCGGCCAGATTCCCGACGACTCGGTACTCAAGTCCTACCTCAAGAGTCACGAACGCTACGCGGACCTCAACGCACAGTCCAGTCAGCGAGTTCTCGAAGAACTCGATGAGGCGTTCCGTGGGTGGTACGGCCACCGCGACAACGGGAACGAAAAAGCGAACCCGCCCGGCTACCGCAAGAGCGGCGACGAACATCCTCGTGCAACGGTCACGTTCAAAGAGGACGGCTTCAAGCACGACGAAAAGAACGGCTACATCCGTCTCTCGAAGGGCCGGAACACGAAGGAACACTGGTCTGATTTCATCCTGTGTGCCTACGACGCCAACCCGGACGTTACAATCGAGAACGTCCAAGTCGTTCGCGCCGTCTTTGAACACGGCGAGTGGCGGCTCCACATCGTTTGCCGCCACGAAATTGAGGTCGAATCACCCGGCGACCGAACGGCAGGCGTGGACCTTGGAATCAGTAACATCGCCGCTGTCTCGTTCGGGGACGAAACCCTGCTGTTCCCCGGCGGCTGGCTCAAAGAGTCCAAGCACTACTACAAGTGCGTCGAGTACGAGTGCGAAGGCGAGAACGGGCTTTCACGCCGCGCTCGGAACGCCAAGCGCACGCTCAAAGAGCGCCGCCGACACTTCCATCACACGCTCTCGAAACGCATCATCGACGAGTGCGTCGAACGCAGCGTCGGACGGCTCATGGTCGGCGACCTCAACGGCATCCGCTCGGAAGACGATGGGGCCGGTCGGAACTGGGGCCGTCACGGGAACAAGATGCTCCACGGATGGGCGTTTGAGCAACTCACGACGATGCTCGAATACAAGGGCAAAGCCGCCGGTATCGAGGTGGTTGTGGATTCCGAACGCGACACGTCGAAAACCTGTGCGGTTTGCGGCCACAAGAACGGTAGCCAGCGTGTCGAGCGCGGTTTGTACCACTGCGAGAACTGTGGTCGAACGGCGAACGCCGACGCGAACGGTGCGGAGAACATCAGACAAACGCTACTCCCGAATCCAGACGCTTTCGACCGGCTGGATAGGGATAACGGCTGTATGGCACAGCCAGCGACGTACTCGTTCGATGCTACGGAAGGACGGTTCCTTCCACAAGAACGGGTGCGCTGCGAACCCTAA